A stretch of Orientia tsutsugamushi DNA encodes these proteins:
- a CDS encoding virB4 protein precursor, translating into MGFIHKFLHSRKIDAKQFDSNAQNFIPITCHYNDETLLTKNGELIQILQIKGINSEYTNKDLLGIRAAIRNAIKNHINNSNFAVWIHVVRRCDNIDDSTPYSQALPNFIHNIWSKKNYWQDKFVSTLYISIVHHGCNLNIRNLDSFLNSLSFKTLDSFYDKFIASALKNLSMAINNIITELQRYNPCKLSIKIDNNKVYSDLLNFYKKIIQLNTGLIEVKDVDCAVQLATHKYSFGGDKIEVIHKQEKKFASILGIKEYQDIKDELVSKCLHAPVEFIATEIFYFADQVKAINSYSQQSKIISASRDSELALFKGIEPIVNSDNTLPQFCHQQISIMIMADSIDLLESRVAYISQRLVKQGIIHVREDINLAQTFWSQLPGNFNYIRRVSYNIIDNVAALAALHHYPVGMQHSRWGRSVTIFRTECGTPYFMNFHDESAKGHTCIIGGAQSGRATIANFLLSEASKYSPTILYLTNRNNAQVFIKGIEGTWYNGRDLPFNPLSYLESSDDLLELFKIITGNYFNNLTDSEIECITELAIAVMDMPPESRSLIKIIKDFNFKAYSAGASVKKRIKLFISDDKCSKIFNQSSTLELQDNNVTAINLADYTDYQFNQSYTPQVGEKPEIYHNKLQTLHCLRSGIIFSLIKKFSLLASPEPKILVVDNMPDLIVEQVFMNLIKQITEQLSENNGIILSVVQVNQNDQFYYSDFWKKWLKFNNTKIILPTNIRNLPIAEICNLSTREAKKFNTISPNSRLFMVKQDNNYVIVELNLEGFPAIRKLLSAEEDDLNLFHKIMQKIGDDAPSAWLSDVYDQFQNSE; encoded by the coding sequence ATGGGGTTTATACATAAATTTTTACATAGTAGAAAAATAGATGCAAAACAGTTTGATAGCAATGCTCAGAACTTTATTCCTATAACTTGCCACTACAATGATGAAACTTTATTAACTAAAAATGGCGAATTGATTCAAATATTACAAATAAAAGGTATTAATTCTGAATATACTAATAAGGATTTATTGGGTATTAGAGCAGCAATACGTAATGCTATTAAAAATCATATTAATAATAGCAACTTTGCAGTTTGGATACATGTTGTAAGACGATGTGATAATATTGATGACTCTACTCCTTACAGTCAAGCATTGCCAAATTTTATTCATAACATTTGGAGCAAAAAAAACTACTGGCAAGATAAATTTGTTAGTACATTATATATCTCAATTGTGCATCATGGATGTAACTTAAATATTAGAAACTTAGATAGTTTTTTGAACTCTTTATCGTTTAAGACATTGGATAGTTTTTATGATAAGTTCATAGCATCTGCATTAAAAAATTTATCCATGGCTATAAATAATATAATAACTGAGCTGCAACGTTATAATCCATGCAAGTTAAGTATTAAAATTGATAATAATAAAGTATATTCTGACCTTTTAAATTTTTATAAAAAAATAATACAACTTAATACTGGGTTAATAGAAGTAAAAGATGTTGATTGTGCTGTACAGTTAGCCACTCATAAATATTCTTTTGGAGGAGACAAAATAGAGGTTATACATAAACAAGAAAAAAAGTTTGCATCTATTTTAGGTATCAAGGAATATCAAGATATTAAAGATGAATTAGTGAGTAAGTGCTTACATGCTCCAGTCGAATTTATTGCTACAGAAATTTTTTATTTTGCTGACCAAGTAAAAGCTATTAATAGTTACTCTCAACAAAGTAAAATTATCAGTGCAAGTCGTGACAGTGAACTAGCTCTATTCAAAGGAATAGAGCCAATTGTGAATTCTGATAACACATTACCACAGTTTTGCCATCAACAAATTAGCATAATGATTATGGCTGATAGCATTGATCTGCTTGAGAGTAGAGTAGCTTATATATCACAAAGATTAGTAAAACAAGGTATAATACATGTTCGAGAGGATATTAATCTAGCACAAACATTTTGGTCTCAGTTGCCAGGTAATTTTAATTACATTAGACGTGTTTCTTATAATATTATTGATAATGTAGCTGCTTTAGCGGCATTACATCATTATCCGGTTGGCATGCAGCATAGTCGATGGGGTAGATCTGTCACTATATTTCGAACAGAATGCGGTACTCCTTATTTCATGAATTTTCATGATGAGAGTGCAAAAGGGCATACTTGTATAATTGGTGGAGCTCAATCTGGTCGAGCTACTATCGCTAATTTTTTATTGTCTGAAGCATCAAAGTATTCTCCGACTATACTTTATTTAACTAATAGAAATAATGCTCAAGTTTTTATAAAAGGAATAGAAGGAACATGGTACAATGGGCGTGATTTACCATTTAATCCATTAAGCTACTTAGAAAGCTCTGATGACTTATTAGAACTATTTAAGATAATAACAGGTAATTATTTTAATAATTTAACTGATAGTGAAATTGAATGCATTACAGAGTTAGCTATTGCAGTTATGGATATGCCACCTGAATCGCGTTCTTTGATTAAAATTATCAAAGATTTTAATTTTAAGGCTTATAGTGCTGGAGCTAGTGTAAAGAAGCGTATTAAGTTATTTATTAGTGATGATAAATGCAGTAAAATTTTTAATCAATCTTCTACTTTAGAATTGCAAGATAATAATGTAACTGCTATAAACTTAGCTGATTATACTGATTATCAATTTAATCAATCTTATACACCTCAAGTAGGAGAAAAGCCGGAAATTTATCATAACAAATTACAAACTTTGCACTGTCTAAGGTCTGGAATTATATTTTCTTTAATAAAAAAATTCAGCTTACTAGCCTCTCCAGAGCCTAAAATACTAGTTGTTGATAATATGCCTGATTTAATAGTAGAGCAAGTGTTTATGAACTTAATTAAACAAATCACTGAACAACTATCTGAAAATAATGGAATAATTCTTTCTGTTGTTCAAGTAAATCAGAATGATCAATTTTATTATTCTGATTTCTGGAAGAAATGGTTAAAGTTTAATAATACTAAAATTATACTACCAACTAATATAAGAAATTTACCTATTGCTGAAATCTGTAACCTAAGTACTAGAGAAGCTAAAAAATTTAATACTATTTCACCAAATTCTAGATTATTTATGGTAAAACAAGATAATAATTATGTTATTGTAGAACTTAATTTGGAAGGGTTTCCAGCAATTAGAAAGCTTCTATCAGCTGAAGAAGATGATTTGAATCTTTTTCATAAAATTATGCAAAAAATAGGCGATGATGCTCCTTCAGCTTGGTTAAGTGATGTTTATGATCAGTTTCAGAACAGTGAGTAA
- a CDS encoding phosphoglycerate kinase: protein MIQLRQLSDVIVKDKVVLLRLDLNIPQEGGKITDNTRIVRTIPTIKYLILHGAKVVIISHLGNPKGRIELTLSLRSVVTELEALLNIKVQFCPESIGATPKNAIIKMKAGEVLLLENLRFNSGEELNDATFISELSSLGDIYVNDAFSCSHRKHASICGLPAKLPSAAGFLLLSELKHLTSIFSNANKPFTVIIGGAKMSTKLDLLNSLITKADYLIVAGAMANIFLAMKRFNIGASLYKPELVNVASLILKKATSTNCKIILPFDAVIQNFNSNNITIIELNSSLVMQSNAKIMDIGPKTIAQIINIIKISKTIVWNGPVGAFEQPPFDHGSTYLSKAIAEKTRTGSLCSVAGGGDTISAIKKSGVIDDFSYISTGGGAFLEWLQGKTLPGVEALMQKLDTAKYI, encoded by the coding sequence ATGATACAGTTAAGACAACTTTCAGATGTTATAGTAAAAGATAAAGTAGTTTTACTAAGACTGGATCTTAATATACCTCAAGAAGGCGGTAAAATAACTGATAATACACGTATAGTTCGTACTATACCAACAATAAAATATCTAATTTTACATGGAGCAAAGGTAGTAATTATCTCACACCTTGGCAACCCAAAAGGTAGAATAGAATTAACATTATCGCTAAGATCAGTTGTGACTGAACTTGAAGCATTGTTAAATATTAAGGTGCAATTTTGTCCTGAATCAATTGGAGCAACTCCTAAAAACGCTATAATAAAGATGAAAGCCGGAGAAGTTTTATTGCTTGAAAATTTAAGATTTAATTCAGGAGAAGAGCTAAACGATGCTACTTTCATTAGCGAACTTAGTAGCTTAGGGGATATATATGTTAACGATGCCTTTTCTTGCTCTCATAGAAAACATGCATCTATTTGTGGTTTACCAGCTAAATTACCTTCAGCAGCTGGGTTTTTATTATTAAGCGAGCTAAAACATTTAACTTCAATTTTTAGTAACGCTAATAAGCCATTTACTGTAATTATAGGCGGAGCAAAAATGTCCACAAAATTAGATTTGTTGAATAGTTTGATTACTAAAGCAGATTATTTAATCGTTGCTGGTGCTATGGCTAATATTTTTCTAGCTATGAAGCGCTTTAATATTGGAGCATCATTATATAAACCAGAACTGGTAAATGTAGCTTCACTAATTTTAAAAAAAGCAACTTCGACAAATTGTAAAATAATACTTCCGTTCGATGCAGTAATACAAAATTTTAATAGTAACAACATAACTATAATAGAATTAAACTCCTCTTTAGTGATGCAATCTAATGCTAAAATTATGGATATTGGTCCTAAAACAATTGCTCAGATAATTAACATAATAAAAATATCTAAAACTATAGTATGGAATGGACCAGTTGGCGCATTTGAACAACCACCTTTTGATCATGGCTCAACCTACCTAAGTAAAGCAATAGCTGAAAAAACTAGAACTGGTAGCCTTTGTAGTGTTGCTGGTGGTGGAGATACCATATCAGCAATAAAAAAGTCTGGAGTTATTGACGATTTTAGCTATATCTCAACTGGAGGAGGCGCTTTTCTTGAATGGTTACAAGGTAAAACATTGCCAGGAGTTGAAGCTTTGATGCAAAAATTAGATACAGCTAAATACATATAA
- the gap gene encoding type I glyceraldehyde-3-phosphate dehydrogenase produces MRIAVNGLGRIGRLVVRAITLLQDSRLELVAANSLAELDIIAHLLNYDSTHGKLTNRFQYNNNYLFNSTSKISLFRQSKPETIPWEKENIDIVIECSGKFNSKSAAIAHLTAGAKKVIISAPCENADATVIVGVNDHLLNSNHNIISVGSCTTNAVAPIVKILNDKFGIQCGHITTVHAYTSDQNILDNSHKDFRRARSCFTSIIPTKTGVSTSLKEVIPELANCLDGSSVRVPTSNVSLIDFTFFSHKTLTVQSINNEIKESAKLANMKDILDIAPAPLVSVDFNHSKFSAIFDPYETKVVGKNLGRIVAWYDNEWGFVHRIIDIVKTVELCCRDKK; encoded by the coding sequence ATGAGAATTGCTGTTAACGGTCTTGGACGTATTGGAAGATTAGTAGTTAGGGCAATCACTTTGCTACAGGATAGTAGACTTGAATTAGTTGCTGCAAATAGCCTTGCAGAGTTAGATATCATTGCTCATCTTTTGAATTATGACTCAACTCATGGCAAATTAACAAACAGATTTCAATATAATAATAATTATCTATTTAATAGTACAAGCAAGATTAGCCTCTTTAGGCAAAGTAAACCAGAAACTATTCCATGGGAAAAAGAGAACATTGATATAGTTATAGAATGTTCTGGCAAATTTAATAGTAAAAGTGCTGCCATAGCTCATTTAACAGCTGGAGCAAAAAAAGTAATTATCTCTGCTCCATGTGAAAATGCTGACGCTACAGTTATAGTGGGAGTTAATGATCATTTACTCAATTCAAATCATAACATTATATCAGTTGGATCCTGCACTACTAATGCAGTTGCTCCTATAGTTAAAATTTTAAATGATAAATTTGGCATTCAATGTGGTCATATTACTACTGTTCATGCTTATACTAGCGATCAAAATATTTTGGATAATAGTCATAAAGATTTTAGACGAGCAAGATCATGTTTTACATCAATAATACCAACTAAGACAGGTGTTTCAACATCTTTGAAAGAGGTAATACCAGAATTAGCTAACTGTTTAGATGGCTCCTCAGTTAGAGTTCCAACATCTAATGTGTCATTAATTGATTTTACTTTTTTTAGTCATAAAACTCTTACTGTTCAATCTATCAATAATGAAATTAAAGAATCAGCTAAATTAGCTAATATGAAGGATATTCTTGATATAGCGCCAGCTCCACTAGTTTCAGTAGATTTTAATCATTCAAAATTTAGTGCTATATTTGATCCATATGAAACCAAGGTAGTAGGTAAAAATCTTGGTAGAATAGTAGCATGGTATGATAATGAGTGGGGGTTTGTGCATCGTATAATAGACATAGTTAAAACAGTTGAATTATGTTGCAGAGATAAGAAATGA
- a CDS encoding ABC transporter ATP-binding protein — protein MSNYKILHLFLKYLQPYRFKIFIVLISLIMVSGSLLYVGSAIKLLIDHNCSCVNIIMAQISITIVIFSIFSFLRSFTINSISENLILDIRSDLFKHLLKLRISTFAKLKVTDINNRLLSNINNIGELINNLFSFILRNSIMFLGSLMLMFAQSNKFTYLVIIMFITIALPMIKIGHYIRTLAHITQFELLKIHSKIDESFNNIKLIYAFNQQSHQVDTLNTIQREYFVEFKRKIKLRSMFFALTMALVISAVTFIIWLGSNDIAVGVMSSGDLTSFLYYAIVAVASLGGIIESFAKFPGYFMAAEKVFSLFEIDSVESNLSTNDLHNGVIKFNNVSFSYPSRPNIAILSNCSLSIAPGQFVGIVGKSGAGKSTILQLLIKFYDPTTGTIQINNVDISSVHLPQLRKNFSYIPQETYIFSDTIKNNILFSNQHASSEDIAYAIQVALLDEFLTKMPDGLNSFIGEKGNMLSGGQKQRLAIARGLITKAPVMLLDEATNAIDSKTEKIILNNLRSISPQKTIIVVTHRISAIEQADNIIVLDNGKVNAQGNHAELMQHCQLYQELIRRRTNSSNCKA, from the coding sequence ATGAGTAATTATAAAATATTACATTTATTCCTTAAATATCTTCAACCTTATAGATTTAAAATTTTTATTGTATTAATATCTTTAATTATGGTTTCTGGATCATTGCTTTATGTAGGCAGTGCAATTAAACTTTTAATAGATCATAATTGTAGTTGTGTTAATATAATTATGGCTCAAATCAGCATTACAATTGTAATATTCAGTATATTTAGCTTTCTTAGATCTTTCACAATTAATAGTATTAGTGAAAATTTAATATTAGATATTAGATCAGACTTATTTAAGCATTTGCTAAAACTAAGAATTAGCACTTTTGCTAAGTTAAAAGTTACAGACATTAATAATAGACTTTTATCAAATATTAATAATATTGGAGAACTTATTAACAATTTATTCTCGTTCATTCTTAGAAACAGTATTATGTTTCTTGGAAGCTTAATGCTAATGTTTGCGCAAAGTAATAAGTTTACCTATTTAGTAATAATAATGTTTATCACTATAGCATTGCCAATGATAAAAATAGGGCATTATATTCGCACTTTAGCCCATATTACTCAATTTGAGCTATTAAAAATTCATTCTAAGATTGATGAATCATTTAATAATATCAAATTAATATATGCTTTTAATCAGCAATCACATCAAGTTGATACACTTAATACAATTCAACGAGAATATTTTGTTGAGTTTAAACGTAAAATAAAGTTAAGATCAATGTTCTTTGCACTAACAATGGCGTTAGTTATTAGTGCTGTTACTTTTATTATTTGGCTTGGTAGCAATGATATAGCTGTTGGAGTTATGTCATCTGGAGACTTAACGTCATTCCTTTATTATGCAATTGTTGCAGTAGCGAGTTTAGGAGGCATTATCGAATCATTTGCAAAATTTCCTGGATACTTTATGGCTGCAGAAAAAGTTTTTAGCTTATTTGAGATTGATAGTGTTGAAAGTAATTTATCAACCAACGATCTCCATAATGGAGTTATTAAATTTAACAACGTCAGTTTTTCCTATCCATCAAGGCCAAATATTGCAATACTATCCAATTGTAGTTTGTCAATTGCTCCTGGTCAATTTGTTGGCATAGTTGGTAAATCTGGTGCTGGTAAAAGTACAATATTACAACTATTAATTAAGTTTTATGATCCTACAACAGGCACTATTCAAATAAATAATGTAGATATTAGTTCAGTTCACTTGCCTCAACTGCGAAAAAATTTCAGTTACATTCCACAAGAGACTTATATTTTTTCAGATACAATAAAAAATAATATTCTTTTCTCAAATCAACATGCAAGTAGTGAGGATATTGCATATGCTATACAAGTAGCACTGCTTGATGAGTTTTTAACGAAAATGCCAGATGGTTTGAATAGCTTTATCGGAGAAAAAGGAAATATGCTGTCAGGTGGCCAAAAACAAAGATTAGCAATTGCTCGAGGATTAATTACTAAAGCTCCTGTAATGCTTTTAGATGAGGCTACTAATGCTATTGACAGTAAAACTGAAAAGATAATTTTAAATAATCTTCGTAGTATTTCTCCACAAAAAACAATAATTGTTGTTACACACAGAATTAGTGCTATAGAGCAAGCAGATAATATTATAGTACTAGACAATGGAAAAGTTAATGCTCAAGGCAATCATGCTGAGTTAATGCAGCATTGCCAGCTATATCAAGAACTCATAAGAAGAAGAACTAACTCTTCTAATTGTAAAGCATAA